CGACGAGGCGGTCGAGGAACTCTACGAGATCAAAGACTTCCTGCAGAACCCGGTCCGCTACCAGGCCCTCGGCGCCAAGATCCCCAAGGGCGTCCTGCTCTACGGCCCGCCCGGCACCGGTAAGACCCTGCTGGCCCGTGCCGTCGCGGGCGAGGCCGGTGTGCCGTTCTTCACCATCTCCGGTTCGGACTTCGTGGAGATGTTCGTCGGCGTCGGCGCCTCCCGCGTGCGCGACCTGTTCGAGCAGGCCAAGCAGAACAGCCCCTGCATCATCTTCGTCGACGAGATCGACGCGGTCGGCCGCCAGCGCGGCGCGGGCCTCGGCGGCGGTCACGACGAGCGCGAGCAGACCCTCAACCAGCTGCTGGTCGAGATGGACGGCTTCGGCGACCGTACCGGCATCATCCTGATCGCCGCGACCAACCGCCCCGACATCCTGGACCCGGCGCTGCTGCGTCCCGGCCGGTTCGACCGCCAGATCCCGGTGGGCAACCCGGACCTCGCCGGTCGCCGCGCCATCCTGCGGGTGCACTCGCAGGGCAAGCCGATCTCCCCGGACGCCGACCTGGACGGCCTGGCCAAGCGCACCGTCGGCATGTCCGGCGCCGACCTGGCCAACGTGATCAACGAGGCCGCGCTGCTCACCGCCCGCGAGAACGGCGCGGTGATCACCGGTGAATCGCTGGAGGAGTCGGTCGATCGGGTGATCGGCGGTCCGCGCCGCAAGAGCCGGATCATCAGCGAGCACGAGAAGAAGATCACCGCCTATCACGAGGGCGGTCACACCCTGGCCGCCTGGGCGATGCCGGACATCGAGCCGGTCTACAAGGTCACCATCCTGGCGCGCGGGCGCACCGGCGGTCACGCCATGACGGTGCCCGAGGACGACAAGGGCCTGATGACCCGCTCGGAGATGATCGCCCGCCTGGTCATGGCCATGGGCGGCCGCGCGGCCGAGGAACTGGTGTTCCACGAGCCGACCACCGGCGCGTCCTCCGATATCGACCAGGCCACCAAGATCGCGCGCGCGATGGTCACCGAGTACGGCATGAGCGCCCGGCTCGGCGCGGTCCGCTACGGCCAGGAGCAGGGCGACCCGTTCCTGGGCCGCTCGATGGGCATGGGTTCGGACTACTCGCACGAGGTGGCCGGCGCGATCGACGAGGAGGTGCGCAACCTCATCGAGGCCGCGCACACCGAGGCGTGGGCGATCCTCAACGAGTACCGCGACGTGCTCGACGACCTCGCCACCGCGCTGCTGGAGCGGGAGACCCTGCACCGCAAGGATCTCGAGCAGATCCTCGCGTCGGTGCAGAAACGCCCGCGGATCACCGCGTTCAACGACTTCGGCGAGCGCGTCCCCTCGGACAAGCCGCCGGTGAAGACCCCGGGCGAGCTGGCCGCCGAGCGCGGCGAGTCGTGGCCGCCGGAGCCGGTGGCACAGCCGGTGGCCGCGTCGGCGCAGCGTGAGCCGCAGGCCGCCAACGGTTACCCGCCGCACGAGAGCGGATACGGCGCTGCGCCGCAGTACGCTCGCCCGCCCGCGCCCGGCTACCCGCTGCCGCAGGCGCCCGCTCCGGCCTATCCGCGCCAGGGCACGCACGGTTCGCGGCCCGATTACGGCGCTCCGGCCGGCTGGTCGGCTCCCGGCTGGCCCCCACGGGACGAGCCGCAGCAGGGGCAGTCCGGCTGGGGCGACCCGCAGCAACCGCGGCACGGCTACCAGCAGTGGGGCCCACAGGGTTCGCCCGAGGGCGGCTACGACCGGGACGGGTACGGCGATCGCGGTGGTTACGACGAGCCGCGCCGGGCCGATCCGCACGGTGAGGGCGACAACGGTGATTGGGATGGACCGAACGGTCGTCACTGATAGGTGACGATTAGGCTCGACCATCGGGGGGTGCCGAGAGATTGCCGGCGCCCCGGGAGTTTGGAGGTGTCCTCGATTGTCGCCGAACGAGCATGGCGGTGGTCACACCCTCGCCGAAGCGGACAGCGTTGACTACGACGGTGTCGATCTCGGGGTGACCGGCCCCGGCCTCGTCGCCCTGGAAACCGGCAGGTCGTTCGACCAGGCGCGGGCCGAGGCAGCGGTGCGCGAGTTGTTGATCGCCGTCGGCGAGGACCCGGATCGGCCCGGGCTGCTCGAGACGCCCGCCCGGGTCGCGCGCGCCTACCGGGAGACCTTCGCCGGGTTGTACGTGGAGCCGGACTCGGTGCTCAACACCACGTTCGACGAGGGCCATCAGGAACTCGTGCTGGTCCGGGACATCCCGATGTACTCCACCTGCGAGCACCACCTGGTGTCCTTCCACGGCGTCGCCCATGTGGGCTACATCCCGGGGCCGCACGGCCGGGTCACCGGACTGTCCAAACTCGCCCGGCTGGTCGACCTGTACGCCAAGCGCCCGCAAGTGCAGGAGCGGCTGACCAGCCAGATCGCCGACGCGGTGATGCGCAAGCTGGACCCGCGCGGCGCGATCGTGGTGGTCGAGGCCGAGCACCTCTGCATGGCGATGCGGGGTATCCGCAAACCGGGCGCCAGTACGACCACCTCCGCTGTGCGCGGGCTGCTGCAGTCCAACGCCGCCTCGCGCGCCGAGGCGCTCGATCTGATCCTGCGGAAGTGAGCGGGCCCGCGGTGTCCGAACCGAGTAGCCGAGGGCGCGCACCGACCGGAGCGACCACGGAGGGCACCGCCGCCGGAGCGACCGCGCCCACGGACAGGGCATCGACGACGGGCGAAGCAGGGGCCAGCCGGTTCGGCGACGTCCACGCCCGCGAGGGACGCTCCTGCGTGGTGATGGGCGTCGTGAACGTCACCAGCGATTCGTTCTCCGACGGCGGGCGATACCTCGATCCCGAGCTGGCCATCGCGCACGGGGTGCGGCTGCACGCCGCGGGCGCGGACATCATCGACGTCGGCGGCGAGTCGACCAGGCCGGGCGCGGTTCGCATCGACGCGGCGACCGAGGCCGCCCGAGTGGCGCCGGTCATCCGCGGACTGGTCGCGGAGGGCGTGCCGACCAGCGTGGACACCATGCGCGCCGCCGTGGCCGCCGCGGCGATCGAAGCCGGTGTCTCGGTGGTGAACGACGTCTCCGGCGGCCGCGCCGATCCCGGCATGGTGCGGGTGGTCGCGTCCGCGCGGGTCCCGTGGATTCTCATGCACTGGCGGGCGGGCGCGGACTACCGGCATACCGGACCGGCGGACCACTACGACGACGTGGTCGCGGAGGTGCTGTCGGAGCTGACCGTGCAGGTGGACCTGGCCGTCGCCGCAGGCGTCGATCCGTCCCGATTGCTCCTCGATCCCGGTCTGGGCTTCGCGAAGAACGCCGAGCACAACTGGGCCTTGCTCGGCGCGCTGCCCGAATTGGTCGCGCACGGGCTGCCGATTCTGATCGGCGCTTCGCGCAAGCGTTTCCTCGGTGCGTTGCTCGCCGACGAGGCGGGGCCGCGTCCACCGGACGGCCGGGAGACGGCCACCGCGACCATCTCGGCGCTGGCCGCGCTGCACGGCGCGTGGGGCGTGCGCGTGCACGACGTGCGTGCTTCGCTGGACGCGATCGCGGTCACCGACGCGTGGCAGAATGCCGCACGGCTGCGCGCCGCACAGCACGACACCGCCCGATCCAGTGCGCAAGGAGCTCAACGATGAGCCGGTCCCCGGTCCACGCCGAAGACGATGCACCGCCGCGTGATTCGGCGATCCGGCGCGGCGCCGACCGCATCGAGTTGCGCGGCCTGCGCGCCTACGGGCACCACGGTGTGTTCGAGCACGAACGGCGCGATGGCCAAGAGTTCGTCGTCGACCTGACG
Above is a genomic segment from Nocardia sputorum containing:
- the ftsH gene encoding ATP-dependent zinc metalloprotease FtsH → MNRKTVFRTLAIVSGILLVIYAFSYFGNDTRGWKSVDTSVALSQLENKSNVQNVQIDDREQQLRIELKDGNDATGGQNRIIAKYPGGSETSAQIFSAVKNSGAPYNTVVKQESWFTQILLFVLPMVILLGLFIFVMARMQGGGRGGMMGFGKSKAKQLSKDMPKTTFADVAGADEAVEELYEIKDFLQNPVRYQALGAKIPKGVLLYGPPGTGKTLLARAVAGEAGVPFFTISGSDFVEMFVGVGASRVRDLFEQAKQNSPCIIFVDEIDAVGRQRGAGLGGGHDEREQTLNQLLVEMDGFGDRTGIILIAATNRPDILDPALLRPGRFDRQIPVGNPDLAGRRAILRVHSQGKPISPDADLDGLAKRTVGMSGADLANVINEAALLTARENGAVITGESLEESVDRVIGGPRRKSRIISEHEKKITAYHEGGHTLAAWAMPDIEPVYKVTILARGRTGGHAMTVPEDDKGLMTRSEMIARLVMAMGGRAAEELVFHEPTTGASSDIDQATKIARAMVTEYGMSARLGAVRYGQEQGDPFLGRSMGMGSDYSHEVAGAIDEEVRNLIEAAHTEAWAILNEYRDVLDDLATALLERETLHRKDLEQILASVQKRPRITAFNDFGERVPSDKPPVKTPGELAAERGESWPPEPVAQPVAASAQREPQAANGYPPHESGYGAAPQYARPPAPGYPLPQAPAPAYPRQGTHGSRPDYGAPAGWSAPGWPPRDEPQQGQSGWGDPQQPRHGYQQWGPQGSPEGGYDRDGYGDRGGYDEPRRADPHGEGDNGDWDGPNGRH
- the folE gene encoding GTP cyclohydrolase I FolE is translated as MTGPGLVALETGRSFDQARAEAAVRELLIAVGEDPDRPGLLETPARVARAYRETFAGLYVEPDSVLNTTFDEGHQELVLVRDIPMYSTCEHHLVSFHGVAHVGYIPGPHGRVTGLSKLARLVDLYAKRPQVQERLTSQIADAVMRKLDPRGAIVVVEAEHLCMAMRGIRKPGASTTTSAVRGLLQSNAASRAEALDLILRK
- the folP gene encoding dihydropteroate synthase, with protein sequence MGVVNVTSDSFSDGGRYLDPELAIAHGVRLHAAGADIIDVGGESTRPGAVRIDAATEAARVAPVIRGLVAEGVPTSVDTMRAAVAAAAIEAGVSVVNDVSGGRADPGMVRVVASARVPWILMHWRAGADYRHTGPADHYDDVVAEVLSELTVQVDLAVAAGVDPSRLLLDPGLGFAKNAEHNWALLGALPELVAHGLPILIGASRKRFLGALLADEAGPRPPDGRETATATISALAALHGAWGVRVHDVRASLDAIAVTDAWQNAARLRAAQHDTARSSAQGAQR